The following are from one region of the Phycisphaerales bacterium genome:
- a CDS encoding prepilin-type N-terminal cleavage/methylation domain-containing protein, which yields MRARAYTLLEVLVVVAILGTAAAMVVPSMSSAGNLRVQAAVRELVSDITFAQSDAVAYQSRRAIVFYEGEGRYVLCEVRGSVIDPDVDALFDATRDGARYEVVFDEDRTAGAAIIEVDFDGDNILIFDELGGPVETATGDRPSSGGTIRIRDAIGQTFRITVEAYTGRVLVERE from the coding sequence ATGCGCGCCCGCGCCTACACGCTTCTAGAGGTGCTCGTGGTCGTTGCCATCCTGGGCACGGCCGCCGCGATGGTGGTGCCGTCCATGAGCTCGGCCGGCAACCTGCGCGTCCAGGCCGCCGTTCGAGAGCTCGTGTCCGATATCACCTTCGCCCAGAGCGATGCCGTCGCGTACCAGTCCAGGCGAGCCATCGTGTTCTACGAGGGCGAGGGCCGGTACGTCCTGTGCGAGGTCCGCGGTTCGGTCATCGATCCCGACGTGGACGCCTTGTTCGACGCAACTCGCGATGGCGCCCGCTACGAAGTGGTCTTCGATGAAGACCGCACCGCCGGCGCCGCCATCATCGAGGTGGACTTCGACGGCGACAACATCCTGATCTTCGACGAACTGGGCGGCCCGGTCGAGACCGCCACCGGCGACCGGCCCAGTTCGGGCGGCACCATCCGCATCCGCGATGCCATCGGCCAGACCTTCCGCATCACCGTCGAGGCCTACACCGGCCGCGTCCTGGTCGAGCGCGAGTAG
- a CDS encoding prepilin-type N-terminal cleavage/methylation domain-containing protein — protein MTHGVSAVRTAFTLIEILIVVVILSLLAAIVVPQMVGAQEESQVNSTLYDLGKIRRHIVVYRSREDAFPTIAEGDGTWGEIVGDTTSYLMSPPVNSYVGGDNRRVIIFRDTPDAAYQTDHAWIYDAATGRVWAGGFDDQDFPLPRLP, from the coding sequence ATGACCCATGGCGTCTCCGCGGTTCGAACCGCGTTCACTCTGATTGAGATCCTCATCGTGGTCGTGATCCTGTCGTTGCTGGCAGCGATCGTCGTGCCGCAGATGGTGGGGGCCCAGGAGGAGTCGCAGGTCAACTCCACGCTCTACGACCTGGGCAAGATCCGCCGACACATCGTGGTCTATCGCTCGCGTGAAGACGCTTTCCCCACCATCGCGGAGGGCGATGGCACCTGGGGCGAGATTGTTGGCGACACGACAAGCTACCTCATGTCTCCGCCGGTCAACTCCTACGTGGGTGGCGACAACCGCCGGGTGATCATCTTCCGTGACACGCCCGACGCGGCGTATCAGACCGACCATGCATGGATCTACGACGCCGCCACCGGCCGCGTCTGGGCAGGCGGATTCGACGACCAGGACTTCCCCCTGCCTCGTCTGCCGTAA
- a CDS encoding prepilin-type N-terminal cleavage/methylation domain-containing protein, which produces MRAQVRKAFTLVEILIVVVILGILAAIVIPQFTSASEDAQVSSAESQLQTVRNQIELFRVRNNGTSPALADIFTGDAGLLAEPAGGWISIVNPDYLRVAPQNPRTGTSTVVAGVAAPAAAVAAGDDGWVYDEATGRIWMNGFDEVNGEWIEP; this is translated from the coding sequence ATGCGCGCACAGGTTCGTAAGGCGTTTACGCTCGTTGAAATTCTCATCGTTGTGGTGATCCTCGGCATCCTGGCCGCGATCGTCATCCCCCAGTTCACCAGCGCCAGCGAGGATGCTCAGGTGAGCAGCGCGGAGAGCCAGCTCCAGACGGTTCGCAACCAGATCGAGCTGTTCCGCGTTCGCAACAACGGCACCTCGCCGGCTCTGGCCGACATCTTTACCGGTGACGCCGGCCTCCTGGCCGAGCCCGCCGGTGGCTGGATCAGCATCGTCAACCCGGACTACCTCCGGGTGGCTCCCCAGAACCCCCGTACCGGCACCTCGACCGTGGTTGCCGGTGTTGCGGCTCCCGCCGCTGCCGTCGCCGCCGGCGATGACGGTTGGGTCTACGACGAAGCCACCGGCCGCATCTGGATGAACGGTTTCGACGAGGTCAACGGCGAGTGGATCGAGCCGTAA
- a CDS encoding HEAT repeat domain-containing protein has translation MFSRSTLPTFAGCLALAFTTHLAAPAVAQDGPDRLTDRQLLDEFIHFVFIDRDDVAADYAAQLLGRSIDPREFVDLVENAGLEDRFDRAVSEAIRSGLAESQAAALRKLYSEGRLQRARDPQEIAENIAMLTGPLRGRLIAKDRLVAAGEYAVPQLLRVIDEGGDPALVREVRAVLVQLGQQAVMPLSVALRETPPQTQRAIADLLGQIGYDTAAPFLAEVAQTSSNAQVREAAQRALNSVGAGQGSPAHELYITVAENFSSEEAAVTSFQGEATQPVWRYQPTAGGLLFESVPTPVYHELMAMRLSEDSLRLVRRPNASAAALWVASYLRLDIERPQDANLDLGLREPMYYAVAAGSTIAQNVLSRALATSNTQLARKAIEAISKTAGGQDLWVGSTGNAQPLVQSLTYPNRRVQYEAALAFANAQPNQPFERSDLVAPILASSIRGATDRYALVVSSDPEVGRGLQRMLEGMGYRVSPAGESLTALQQEYETAASVDLIVASLPLDQSVGLVAQKDATNRLMAAPLLLLSEGADEIELSRRYGSDRSVAVRTAGIRSEQMRATIEDLSARTLGGPISEEEATIYAAEAIDALLELAISQNQVIVASDATSQLVQALENDEGLLELRLAELLSWIDQATAQQAIFDRAIQAQGAQRVALLGHTANSARRNGNHLLERQIQRLLQIARAGNDAEAIAAAGLLGSLGVPSEDLAGLILDGRGS, from the coding sequence ATGTTCTCGCGATCGACCCTGCCCACCTTCGCCGGCTGCCTGGCACTGGCCTTCACCACCCATCTGGCCGCTCCGGCCGTTGCTCAGGATGGTCCCGACCGCCTGACCGACCGGCAGTTGCTGGACGAGTTCATTCACTTCGTCTTTATTGATCGCGACGACGTCGCGGCCGACTACGCCGCCCAGCTTCTGGGACGCAGCATCGATCCCCGCGAGTTCGTGGACCTGGTCGAGAACGCCGGCCTCGAAGACCGGTTCGATCGCGCCGTGAGCGAAGCCATCCGTTCGGGTCTGGCCGAAAGCCAGGCCGCGGCGCTGCGGAAGCTCTACAGCGAGGGCCGCCTCCAGCGTGCTCGCGATCCTCAGGAGATCGCCGAGAACATCGCCATGCTCACCGGCCCGCTTCGCGGGCGTCTGATCGCCAAGGACCGCTTGGTGGCTGCAGGCGAATACGCCGTGCCCCAGTTGCTCCGCGTCATCGACGAGGGCGGCGATCCGGCCCTGGTCCGCGAAGTCCGCGCTGTGCTCGTCCAACTCGGCCAGCAGGCCGTGATGCCCCTGAGCGTCGCGCTCCGCGAGACCCCGCCGCAGACCCAGCGCGCCATCGCCGATCTGCTGGGCCAGATCGGCTACGACACCGCCGCGCCGTTCCTGGCGGAAGTCGCTCAGACGTCCAGCAACGCCCAGGTGCGTGAGGCCGCCCAGCGCGCGCTCAACAGCGTCGGCGCCGGCCAGGGTTCGCCCGCCCACGAGTTGTACATCACCGTGGCCGAGAACTTCTCGTCCGAAGAGGCCGCCGTCACCAGCTTCCAGGGCGAAGCCACCCAGCCCGTGTGGCGCTACCAACCGACCGCGGGCGGCCTGCTCTTCGAATCGGTGCCCACCCCGGTCTACCACGAACTGATGGCCATGCGACTGAGCGAAGACTCGCTCCGCCTGGTCCGCCGCCCCAACGCCTCGGCCGCCGCCCTCTGGGTGGCCTCGTACCTGCGTCTGGACATCGAGCGGCCGCAGGATGCGAACCTGGACTTGGGCCTGCGCGAGCCCATGTACTACGCCGTCGCCGCCGGCTCGACCATCGCCCAGAACGTCCTGTCGCGGGCGCTGGCCACGAGCAACACCCAACTGGCCCGGAAGGCCATCGAGGCGATCAGTAAGACCGCCGGCGGCCAGGACCTCTGGGTCGGTTCGACCGGCAATGCCCAGCCACTGGTCCAGTCCTTGACCTATCCCAACCGCCGCGTGCAATACGAGGCGGCCCTGGCGTTCGCGAACGCGCAGCCCAACCAGCCCTTCGAGCGCAGCGACCTGGTCGCTCCGATCCTCGCCTCGTCCATCCGTGGCGCGACCGATCGGTACGCACTCGTCGTCTCCAGCGATCCCGAGGTTGGTCGCGGCCTGCAGCGCATGCTCGAGGGCATGGGCTACCGCGTCAGCCCCGCCGGAGAATCGCTCACCGCGCTCCAGCAGGAATACGAAACCGCAGCGAGCGTCGACCTGATCGTCGCAAGCCTCCCGCTCGATCAGTCCGTCGGTCTGGTAGCCCAGAAGGATGCGACCAACCGCCTGATGGCCGCGCCGCTCCTGCTGCTCTCCGAGGGCGCCGATGAGATCGAACTGAGCCGCCGCTACGGCAGCGATCGTTCCGTGGCCGTCCGCACGGCGGGCATCCGCAGCGAGCAGATGCGCGCGACCATCGAAGATCTCTCCGCCCGCACCCTGGGTGGTCCGATCTCCGAAGAAGAGGCCACCATCTACGCCGCCGAAGCCATTGATGCGCTGCTCGAGTTGGCGATCTCGCAGAACCAGGTCATCGTGGCGTCCGACGCCACCAGCCAACTTGTGCAGGCATTGGAGAACGACGAGGGCCTCCTCGAACTGCGTCTTGCCGAACTGCTGTCGTGGATCGATCAGGCCACCGCCCAGCAGGCCATCTTTGATCGAGCCATCCAGGCCCAGGGCGCCCAGCGCGTCGCCCTGCTCGGACACACGGCCAACTCCGCTCGCCGCAACGGCAACCACCTCCTCGAACGCCAGATCCAGCGTCTGCTCCAGATCGCGCGGGCCGGTAACGACGCCGAGGCCATCGCCGCTGCCGGCCTGCTCGGCTCCCTGGGCGTGCCCAGCGAAGACCTGGCCGGCCTGATCCTCGACGGCCGCGGCTCCTAA